Proteins from a genomic interval of Streptomyces sp. Tu6071:
- a CDS encoding trypsin-like serine peptidase, with translation MRTTRARTGRGLRRGSWPVAVGAALTLTLTLTACGPEDDSAGGDDGGKPVASESSAGEHRIRIPDGVRDRLKEHGIDLGKWEDGAWRKWDKDTWLRKAEDYVNPIIDGLWDPDRMRRAEDPQKKVDDGDLADDRGVTDPAPAPVEAAAVTPPYHDALPEAGKVLFDSPEGSMVCSATVVEDPAHPGKSNLVWTAGHCVHAGRKGGWYRNIAFVPAYNNAGKPTAELEKATREEIAPYGVWWSDWAQTSKEWIASGGPTGGAGAPYDFAVLHVTPENGGGKSLEETVGGALPVDFAAASAAKTPSLTASGYPAAPPFDGQALYQCPAKPGRLSLGPEQPTMYRIGCTMTGGASGGGWVGRNADGEPALVSNTSIGPVRGGWLAGPRLGKEAEDVYRAVSDKADSLS, from the coding sequence ATGCGCACCACACGGGCACGGACGGGGCGGGGGCTGCGTCGTGGCTCCTGGCCGGTGGCGGTCGGGGCCGCCCTGACCCTCACGCTGACGCTGACCGCCTGCGGTCCCGAGGACGACTCGGCGGGCGGCGACGACGGCGGAAAGCCCGTCGCCTCGGAGTCCTCGGCGGGTGAGCACAGGATCCGTATCCCGGACGGCGTACGGGACCGGCTCAAGGAGCACGGCATCGATCTCGGGAAGTGGGAGGACGGCGCCTGGCGCAAGTGGGACAAGGACACCTGGCTGCGCAAGGCCGAGGACTACGTCAATCCGATCATCGACGGCCTGTGGGACCCGGACCGGATGCGCCGGGCCGAGGACCCGCAGAAGAAGGTGGACGACGGCGACCTCGCGGACGACCGGGGCGTGACCGACCCCGCACCCGCGCCGGTCGAGGCCGCCGCCGTGACCCCGCCGTACCACGACGCGCTGCCGGAGGCGGGGAAGGTCCTCTTCGACTCCCCCGAGGGCTCGATGGTCTGCTCGGCGACGGTCGTCGAGGACCCGGCCCACCCGGGGAAGTCCAACCTCGTGTGGACGGCGGGCCACTGCGTGCACGCCGGGCGGAAGGGCGGCTGGTACCGCAACATCGCCTTCGTGCCCGCGTACAACAACGCGGGGAAGCCGACCGCCGAGCTGGAGAAGGCGACGCGCGAGGAGATCGCTCCGTACGGGGTGTGGTGGAGCGACTGGGCGCAGACCTCGAAGGAGTGGATCGCGAGCGGCGGCCCCACCGGAGGTGCGGGGGCGCCCTACGACTTCGCCGTCCTGCACGTGACGCCGGAGAACGGCGGCGGGAAATCTCTGGAGGAGACCGTGGGCGGCGCGCTGCCCGTGGACTTCGCCGCGGCTTCGGCCGCGAAGACGCCTTCCTTGACGGCCTCCGGTTACCCGGCGGCACCGCCCTTCGACGGCCAGGCCCTGTACCAGTGCCCCGCGAAGCCGGGCCGCCTCTCGCTCGGCCCCGAGCAGCCGACGATGTACCGCATCGGCTGCACCATGACGGGCGGTGCCTCGGGCGGCGGCTGGGTCGGCAGGAACGCGGACGGCGAGCCGGCGCTCGTCTCGAACACCTCGATCGGCCCGGTGAGGGGCGGCTGGCTCGCGGGCCCGCGCCTGGGCAAGGAAGCGGAGGACGTCTACCGCGCGGTGAGCGACAAGGCGGACAGCCTCTCCTGA
- the hflX gene encoding GTPase HflX: MTHTPPFSQDTSGDQDAPLGAEDTVNETHPRGQQPSHSHGLRADALMEEDAAWSHGADGARDGEQYDREERAALRRVAGLSTELEDVTEVEYRQLRLERVILVGVWTSGTVHDAENSLAELAALAETAGALVLDGVIQRRDKPDPATYIGSGKAVELRDLVLETGADTVVCDGELSPGQLIHLEDVVKVKVVDRTALILDIFAQHAKSREGKAQVSLAQMQYMLPRLRGWGQSLSRQMGGGGSGSSGGGMATRGPGETKIETDRRRIREKMAKMRREIAEMKTGRDLKRQERRRNKVPSVAIAGYTNAGKSSLLNRLTGAGVLVENALFATLDPTVRRAETPSGRLYTLADTVGFVRHLPHHLVEAFRSTMEEVGDSDLILHVVDGSHPAPEEQLAAVREVIREVGATDVPEIVVINKADAADPVVLQRLLRVEKHSIAVSARSGQGIEELLALIDEELPRPAVEVDVLVPYTEGKYIARAHVEGEVLSEEHTPEGTRLKALVHEELAAELHRFSPVGSH, from the coding sequence ATGACCCACACCCCTCCCTTTTCCCAGGACACTTCCGGAGACCAGGACGCGCCCCTCGGCGCGGAGGACACCGTGAACGAGACGCACCCGCGGGGACAGCAGCCGTCCCACAGCCACGGCCTGCGGGCCGATGCCCTGATGGAAGAGGACGCCGCCTGGAGCCACGGGGCCGACGGCGCGCGGGACGGCGAGCAGTACGACCGTGAGGAGCGCGCGGCCCTGCGCAGGGTCGCCGGGCTCTCCACGGAGCTGGAGGACGTCACCGAGGTCGAGTACCGCCAGCTGCGTCTGGAGCGGGTCATCCTCGTCGGGGTCTGGACCTCGGGCACCGTCCACGACGCGGAGAACTCCCTGGCGGAGCTGGCCGCGCTCGCCGAGACGGCGGGTGCCCTCGTCCTCGACGGGGTCATCCAGCGCAGGGACAAGCCCGACCCGGCCACTTACATCGGCTCCGGCAAGGCCGTCGAACTGCGGGACCTCGTCCTGGAGACCGGCGCCGACACCGTCGTCTGCGACGGTGAGCTGAGCCCCGGGCAGCTCATCCACCTCGAAGACGTCGTCAAGGTCAAGGTCGTCGACCGCACGGCGCTGATCCTCGACATCTTCGCCCAGCACGCCAAGTCCCGAGAGGGCAAGGCGCAGGTCTCGCTCGCGCAGATGCAGTACATGCTGCCGCGCCTGCGCGGTTGGGGCCAGTCGCTCTCCCGGCAGATGGGTGGCGGTGGCTCCGGCTCCTCCGGCGGCGGCATGGCGACCCGCGGTCCCGGTGAGACCAAGATCGAGACGGACCGCCGGCGCATCCGCGAGAAGATGGCGAAGATGCGCCGGGAGATCGCCGAGATGAAGACCGGACGGGACCTCAAGCGCCAGGAACGCCGGCGCAACAAGGTCCCCTCGGTGGCCATCGCGGGCTACACCAACGCGGGCAAGTCCTCGTTGCTCAACCGCCTCACTGGCGCGGGGGTGCTCGTCGAGAACGCGCTGTTCGCGACCCTCGACCCGACCGTGCGCCGGGCGGAGACACCGAGCGGGCGGCTCTACACGCTCGCGGACACGGTGGGCTTCGTACGGCACCTGCCGCACCACCTCGTCGAGGCGTTCCGCTCCACGATGGAGGAGGTCGGCGACTCCGACCTGATCCTCCACGTGGTCGACGGCTCGCACCCGGCCCCCGAGGAGCAACTGGCCGCGGTGCGCGAGGTGATCAGGGAGGTCGGGGCCACCGACGTCCCCGAGATCGTTGTGATCAACAAGGCGGACGCGGCCGACCCCGTGGTCCTCCAGCGGCTCCTGCGCGTCGAGAAGCACTCGATCGCCGTCTCCGCCCGCAGTGGGCAGGGCATCGAGGAACTGCTCGCGCTCATCGACGAGGAACTGCCCCGTCCCGCCGTCGAGGTCGACGTGCTCGTCCCCTACACCGAGGGCAAGTACATCGCTCGGGCACACGTCGAGGGCGAGGTCCTCTCCGAGGAGCACACCCCCGAGGGCACCCGGCTCAAGGCCCTGGTGCACGAGGAACTGGCCGCGGAACTGCACAGGTTCAGCCCGGTCGGCTCGCACTGA
- a CDS encoding M1 family metallopeptidase produces MNLEHDSANTLARPGPGAGAEHAGRPAPPRPRRRACRTARVLVPVLAVCLALIAAAAPSPGPQGIGDRLFPALGNPGYDVLAYDLSLTYKGDNRAPLEAVTRVTARAEAPLDRLNLDFSHGEVHSVTVNGRAARHASAGQDLVVTPEARVRPGERLRIVVRHTSDPRPPGAGQGEGGWVRTKDGLAMANQADAAHRVFPGNDHPSDKADFTFRVTAPRGVTVVANGLLAGRADAAGGATTWTYRTLHPMATELAQLSLGRSAVPRRPGPHGLPVRDVVPAADRERLEPWLRRTPGQLRWMEKRVGTFPFEAYGVLVADTNTGFELETQTLSLFERRLFTDSRYPEWYVDSVLVHELAHQWFGDSVSPRTWSDLWLNEGHATWYETLYAEERGGPTLERRMREAYGASDEWRVEGGPPARPKAPGNGKISIFRPVVYDGSALVLYALRQEVGADAFSRIERRWVAGHRDGTADTAAFVRLASDVAGRDLGAFLHPWLYGAKTPPMPGHPDWTADAPGTEQPRSTSPHRLAEPPRMR; encoded by the coding sequence ATGAACCTGGAGCACGACTCTGCGAACACCCTCGCGAGGCCGGGGCCCGGTGCCGGTGCGGAGCACGCGGGCCGACCGGCCCCGCCGCGTCCGCGCCGCCGTGCCTGCCGCACGGCCCGCGTCCTCGTACCGGTGCTCGCCGTCTGCCTCGCGCTCATCGCCGCCGCCGCGCCCTCCCCGGGGCCGCAGGGGATCGGGGACCGGCTCTTCCCCGCCCTCGGCAACCCCGGCTACGACGTGCTCGCCTACGACCTTTCGCTGACGTACAAGGGCGACAACCGAGCGCCGCTCGAAGCCGTCACCCGCGTCACCGCCAGGGCCGAGGCACCCCTCGACCGCCTCAACCTCGACTTCTCCCACGGCGAGGTCCACTCCGTCACCGTCAACGGCCGCGCCGCCCGCCACGCGAGCGCGGGACAGGATCTCGTCGTCACCCCGGAGGCCCGCGTGCGGCCCGGGGAGCGGCTGCGCATCGTCGTGCGGCACACGAGCGATCCACGCCCGCCGGGCGCGGGGCAGGGCGAGGGCGGCTGGGTCCGCACGAAGGACGGCCTGGCCATGGCCAACCAGGCGGACGCGGCCCACCGGGTCTTCCCCGGCAACGACCACCCCTCCGACAAGGCCGACTTCACCTTCCGCGTCACCGCGCCACGCGGCGTGACCGTGGTCGCCAACGGCCTCCTCGCGGGCCGGGCCGACGCGGCGGGCGGTGCCACGACATGGACGTACCGCACCCTGCACCCGATGGCCACCGAGCTGGCCCAACTCTCCCTCGGCCGCTCGGCCGTGCCGCGCAGGCCGGGGCCGCACGGCCTCCCGGTGCGCGACGTCGTCCCGGCGGCGGACCGCGAGCGCCTGGAGCCGTGGCTGCGCAGGACGCCGGGACAGCTCCGGTGGATGGAGAAGCGCGTGGGGACATTCCCCTTCGAGGCGTACGGAGTGCTCGTCGCCGACACGAACACCGGCTTCGAGCTGGAGACCCAGACGCTCTCGCTCTTCGAGCGGCGCCTGTTCACCGACAGTCGCTACCCCGAGTGGTACGTCGACTCCGTCCTCGTGCACGAGCTGGCGCACCAGTGGTTCGGCGACAGCGTGAGCCCCCGTACCTGGTCGGACCTGTGGCTCAACGAGGGCCACGCCACGTGGTACGAGACGCTCTACGCGGAGGAGCGCGGCGGACCCACGCTGGAGCGCCGGATGCGCGAGGCGTACGGCGCGAGCGACGAGTGGCGCGTGGAGGGCGGACCACCGGCCCGCCCCAAGGCCCCCGGCAACGGCAAGATCAGCATCTTCCGCCCCGTCGTCTACGACGGCAGCGCCCTCGTGCTCTACGCCCTGCGCCAGGAGGTCGGGGCGGACGCCTTCAGCCGCATCGAACGCCGCTGGGTCGCCGGGCACCGCGACGGCACCGCCGACACCGCCGCCTTCGTGCGCCTCGCCTCCGACGTCGCGGGGCGCGATCTCGGCGCCTTCCTCCACCCGTGGCTGTACGGGGCGAAGACGCCGCCAATGCCCGGACACCCGGACTGGACCGCCGACGCGCCCGGTACGGAGCAGCCGCGGAGCACGTCCCCGCACCGTCTCGCCGAGCCACCACGTATGCGGTGA
- a CDS encoding IucA/IucC family protein: MNPNTAPDGRYPLASEAGSTSSACPEDGVVPRQHTAAPTEHLDGAAVDLLEHPDVPTAAEAAALESLLRCWVRETGVDAAEHGPLRISLPAQEATLVVPVRYWSAAGLHRFGLPRLEHHGPAPAHPGGAFPRRAVVRQGRAPRLTAPLDAATVAEVLSAEVRAGTVTDGPGRLGTAADGTGYAGTTADGADQGGSAGAARATSVPPAAADEPAPTVPRQAPPAPDDDLVARVRDSVRRTAVFLSFRRRHAEDSPAPFLAAEQALLLGHPLHPTPKSRQGLSEAEARLYSPELRGAFPLHWLAVHKDVLATDSAWTERGRTVSAGQLTERLAGPGLTLPPGTVALPLHPWQARDLAQRPEVRALVDAGLLTPLGPHGEPWSPTSSVRTVYRAEAPAMLKLSLGLRITNSRRENLRKELHRGVEVHRLLRTGLGAEWHAAHPGFDIVRDPAWIAVDGPDGDPLRGVDVMIRHNPFPAATDAACLAGLVSPRPLPPVGGHPAQPSGLLAHGSQAQQPMRSRLSELITRLAQGTGRPRGTVATEWFLRYLERVVRPILWLDGHAGVALEAHQQNTVVLLDAEGWPSGGRYRDNQGYYFRDSHREALERRLPGIGTESDTFVPDDVTDERFTYYLAINNVLGLVGALGSQGLADEHLLLAALRGFLTGAAHGPEALGSGLPALLLDTPVLRCKANLLTRLHGLDELVGPVDTQSVYVRFRNPLHSC, encoded by the coding sequence GTGAATCCGAACACCGCACCCGACGGCCGGTACCCCCTCGCCTCCGAGGCCGGAAGTACGAGTTCGGCATGCCCCGAAGACGGTGTCGTCCCCCGGCAGCACACGGCCGCCCCCACGGAACACCTCGACGGCGCCGCGGTCGACCTCCTCGAACACCCCGACGTGCCGACCGCCGCCGAGGCCGCGGCGCTGGAGTCGCTGCTGCGCTGCTGGGTGCGCGAGACCGGCGTCGACGCGGCGGAGCACGGGCCGCTGCGCATCTCCCTGCCGGCCCAGGAGGCGACGCTCGTCGTCCCGGTGCGGTACTGGTCCGCCGCCGGACTGCACCGCTTCGGCCTGCCCCGCCTCGAACACCACGGCCCCGCCCCCGCCCACCCCGGCGGCGCCTTCCCGCGCCGGGCCGTCGTCCGCCAGGGCAGGGCACCGCGCCTCACCGCGCCGCTGGACGCGGCCACGGTCGCGGAGGTGCTGAGCGCGGAGGTCCGCGCGGGGACGGTGACGGACGGCCCGGGACGCCTCGGGACGGCGGCGGACGGTACGGGATACGCCGGGACGACGGCGGACGGTGCGGACCAGGGCGGGAGCGCAGGCGCCGCGCGCGCCACCTCCGTACCGCCCGCCGCCGCTGACGAGCCCGCCCCCACGGTTCCGAGGCAGGCCCCGCCCGCTCCCGACGACGACCTCGTGGCACGCGTCAGGGACTCGGTACGCCGTACCGCCGTCTTCCTCTCCTTCCGCCGCCGCCACGCCGAGGACTCGCCCGCCCCCTTCCTCGCCGCCGAGCAGGCGCTCCTCCTCGGCCACCCGCTCCATCCCACGCCCAAGAGCAGGCAGGGACTCAGCGAGGCGGAGGCCCGGCTCTACTCGCCCGAGCTACGCGGGGCCTTCCCGCTGCACTGGCTGGCCGTGCACAAGGACGTCCTCGCCACCGACTCGGCCTGGACCGAGCGCGGCAGGACCGTTTCGGCCGGACAGCTCACCGAGCGCCTCGCGGGCCCGGGACTCACCCTCCCGCCCGGCACCGTCGCGCTGCCCCTGCACCCCTGGCAGGCTCGCGACCTGGCGCAGCGCCCTGAGGTGCGCGCGCTGGTCGACGCCGGGCTGCTCACGCCGCTCGGCCCGCACGGGGAACCGTGGTCCCCCACCTCGTCGGTGCGCACCGTCTACCGCGCCGAGGCCCCGGCCATGCTCAAGCTCTCGCTCGGTCTGCGCATCACCAACTCGCGCCGCGAGAACCTCCGCAAAGAACTCCACCGCGGCGTCGAGGTCCACCGCCTCCTCCGCACCGGACTCGGCGCCGAGTGGCACGCCGCCCACCCCGGCTTCGACATCGTGCGCGACCCGGCGTGGATCGCGGTCGACGGCCCGGACGGCGACCCGCTGCGCGGCGTGGACGTCATGATCCGCCACAACCCCTTCCCCGCGGCGACCGACGCCGCCTGCCTCGCCGGGCTCGTCTCGCCACGCCCCCTGCCCCCGGTCGGCGGGCACCCCGCCCAGCCGAGCGGGCTCCTCGCGCACGGCTCGCAGGCCCAGCAGCCCATGCGCTCCCGGCTCAGCGAGCTGATCACCCGGCTCGCCCAGGGCACCGGCAGGCCGCGCGGCACCGTCGCCACCGAGTGGTTCCTGCGCTACCTGGAGCGCGTCGTCCGCCCGATCCTGTGGCTCGACGGACACGCGGGCGTCGCCCTGGAGGCGCACCAGCAGAACACCGTCGTCCTGCTCGACGCCGAGGGCTGGCCGAGCGGCGGCAGGTACCGGGACAATCAGGGCTACTACTTCCGCGACTCGCACCGCGAGGCCCTGGAGCGACGGCTGCCGGGCATCGGGACCGAGAGCGACACGTTCGTCCCCGACGACGTGACGGACGAGCGCTTCACCTACTACCTCGCCATCAACAACGTCCTCGGCCTCGTCGGCGCCCTCGGCTCCCAGGGCCTCGCGGACGAGCACCTGCTGCTCGCCGCGCTGCGCGGCTTCCTCACCGGCGCCGCGCACGGCCCCGAAGCCCTCGGCTCCGGACTGCCCGCCCTGCTGCTCGACACCCCGGTCCTGCGCTGCAAGGCCAATCTGCTCACGCGGCTGCACGGACTCGACGAACTCGTCGGCCCCGTCGACACCCAGTCCGTCTACGTACGCTTCCGCAACCCCCTCCACAGCTGCTGA
- a CDS encoding RelA/SpoT family protein — MSAEAMNPVTPGGPPEALQAAGAAQPRKRTRHRIDLRRLGRAALLGHTGRDRAPDAIAHVVDAHRAHHPDADVDTLRRAYVLAESSHRGQMRKSGEPYITHPLAVTLILAELGAETTTLTAALLHDTVEDTDVTLDQVRAGFGSEVGYLVDGVTKLEKVDYGAAAEPETFRKMLLATGNDVRVMSIKLADRLHNVRTLGVMRREKQVRIAKVTRDVLIPLAERLGVQTLKTELEDRVFAILHPEEYEETRRLIVDHFASPDPLAAVAERVRDVLREADLTADVQLRPRHFVSVHRVHRKRGRLGDTDFGRLLVLVGETADCYAVLGELHTCLTPVVAEFKDFIAVPKFNLYQSLHTALATSEGGIAEVLIRTRQMHRVAEAGVVALGNPYAAGGDQGREGTGRGDANRGTGERRPQDVPGPGSPDGTAAEAVPGAGDPYAADAERADPTRPGWLSRLLQWQSAVPDSELFWSVLREDLAHNREITVFREGGGALGLPAGASCVDAAYAQYGEDAHACMGAVVNGRLAPLSTVLEDGDTVQLLMGQDAAGGGPSPDWLDHVRTPAAGLAIRRWLTAHPANTPAEDARREEPLPRPTLPAPAARTLAASVTVDQPGATVRLAGCCTPVPPDAVTAFAVRGNAVTVHRSECPRAVRMAAAGRRTVGADWGDTGDCRVTLRAASFGRPHLLADLTEAIAGEGVAVISATVEPPSEHGVRHTYTLHLPDATRLPGLMRAMRDVPGVYDVSRARSSAPASGV; from the coding sequence ATGAGTGCGGAGGCAATGAATCCAGTGACGCCCGGGGGGCCTCCCGAAGCCCTCCAGGCAGCCGGTGCCGCGCAGCCCCGCAAGCGCACCCGGCACCGCATCGACCTGCGCCGCCTCGGCCGGGCGGCCCTCCTCGGCCACACCGGGCGCGACCGTGCCCCGGACGCGATCGCGCACGTCGTCGACGCCCACCGCGCCCACCATCCCGACGCCGATGTCGACACGCTGCGCCGCGCCTACGTCCTCGCCGAGTCCTCGCACCGCGGCCAGATGCGCAAGAGCGGCGAGCCCTACATCACGCACCCCCTCGCGGTGACGCTGATCCTCGCGGAACTCGGGGCCGAGACCACGACCCTGACGGCGGCGCTCCTGCACGACACGGTCGAGGACACCGACGTCACCCTCGACCAGGTACGCGCCGGGTTCGGCAGCGAGGTCGGCTATCTCGTCGACGGGGTCACGAAGCTGGAGAAGGTCGACTACGGCGCCGCCGCCGAGCCCGAGACCTTCCGCAAGATGCTCCTCGCGACCGGAAACGACGTGCGCGTCATGTCGATCAAGCTCGCCGACCGCCTCCACAACGTCCGCACCCTCGGCGTCATGCGGCGCGAGAAACAGGTCCGGATCGCGAAGGTCACGCGCGACGTGCTCATCCCGCTCGCGGAACGCCTCGGCGTGCAGACGCTCAAGACGGAGCTGGAGGACCGGGTCTTCGCCATCCTCCACCCCGAGGAGTACGAGGAGACGCGCCGCCTCATCGTGGACCACTTCGCGTCCCCCGACCCCCTCGCCGCCGTCGCCGAGAGGGTGCGCGACGTCCTGCGCGAGGCGGATCTGACGGCGGACGTGCAGCTGCGGCCCCGGCACTTCGTCTCCGTCCACCGCGTCCACCGCAAACGCGGCCGGCTCGGCGACACCGACTTCGGGCGCCTGCTCGTCCTGGTCGGCGAGACCGCCGACTGCTACGCGGTGCTCGGCGAACTCCATACGTGCCTGACCCCGGTGGTCGCCGAGTTCAAGGACTTCATCGCCGTCCCGAAGTTCAACCTGTACCAGTCCCTGCACACCGCTCTCGCGACCTCGGAGGGCGGCATCGCCGAAGTCCTCATCCGTACGCGGCAGATGCACCGCGTCGCGGAGGCGGGCGTCGTCGCGCTCGGCAATCCGTACGCGGCGGGCGGCGACCAGGGCCGCGAGGGTACGGGGCGGGGCGACGCCAACCGGGGGACCGGCGAGCGGCGCCCGCAGGACGTGCCGGGCCCCGGCTCTCCCGACGGGACGGCCGCCGAAGCCGTCCCCGGCGCCGGGGACCCGTACGCCGCCGATGCCGAGCGGGCCGATCCGACCCGCCCCGGCTGGCTCTCCCGCCTCCTGCAATGGCAGAGCGCCGTGCCCGATTCGGAGCTGTTCTGGTCCGTGCTGCGCGAGGACCTGGCCCACAACCGCGAGATCACGGTCTTCCGCGAGGGGGGCGGCGCCCTCGGGCTGCCCGCGGGCGCGAGCTGTGTCGACGCGGCGTACGCGCAGTACGGCGAGGACGCGCACGCGTGTATGGGCGCGGTCGTCAACGGCCGCCTCGCGCCGCTGAGCACCGTCCTGGAGGACGGCGACACGGTCCAGCTCCTCATGGGCCAGGACGCCGCCGGCGGCGGCCCCTCGCCCGACTGGCTCGACCACGTACGCACCCCCGCCGCCGGACTGGCCATCCGCCGCTGGCTCACCGCCCACCCCGCGAACACCCCCGCCGAGGACGCGCGGCGTGAGGAGCCCCTGCCCCGTCCCACCCTCCCCGCGCCCGCCGCGCGGACGCTCGCCGCGAGCGTCACGGTCGACCAGCCCGGCGCGACGGTGCGCCTCGCGGGCTGCTGCACCCCGGTGCCCCCCGACGCCGTCACGGCGTTCGCGGTACGGGGCAACGCGGTCACCGTGCACCGCTCCGAGTGTCCCCGCGCGGTGCGCATGGCCGCGGCCGGACGGCGCACGGTCGGCGCGGACTGGGGCGACACCGGGGACTGCCGCGTCACGCTGCGCGCCGCGTCCTTCGGACGGCCGCACCTGCTCGCCGACCTCACGGAAGCGATCGCGGGGGAGGGCGTCGCCGTCATCTCGGCCACGGTCGAGCCCCCGAGCGAGCACGGGGTACGCCACACCTACACGCTCCACCTGCCCGACGCCACGCGTCTGCCGGGTCTCATGCGGGCCATGCGGGACGTGCCGGGCGTGTACGACGTGAGCAGGGCGCGGAGTTCGGCGCCCGCGTCCGGGGTCTGA
- a CDS encoding diaminobutyrate--2-oxoglutarate transaminase family protein, translating to MAVTESVPIAPTTTQEGVLRRQSLRESAARTYARALPIVPVRARGLTIEGADGRRYLDCLSGAGTLALGHNHPVVLQAIRDVLDSEAPLHVLDLATPVKDAFVTELFRTLPGELAARGRIQFCGPAGTDAVEAALKLVRRATGRQAVLGFTGAYHGMTAGALDVSSAATSVRDTLRLPYPQDYRCPFGVGGEEGAALGARLAESYLDDPKSGVPEPAGMIVEPVQGEGGVHPAPDAWLRRMRALTRARGLPLIADEVQTGVGRTGAFWAVDHAGVVPDVMVLSKAIGGSLPLAVIVYHEDLDVWEPGAHAGTFRGNQLAMAAGAATLAHVRENGLAERARLLGARMLSALRSLATRHAWIGDVRGRGLMLGVELVDPEAARPGSDGPPPADAARAVAVRRECLRRGLIVELGGRHSAVVRLLPPLTLTDDQATAVLDRFADALDAVDRDPRVRAPRTPPV from the coding sequence TTGGCCGTGACCGAGTCCGTGCCCATCGCACCGACGACCACGCAGGAAGGGGTGCTGCGCAGGCAGTCCCTGCGGGAGTCGGCCGCGAGGACCTATGCCCGTGCCCTGCCTATCGTCCCCGTCCGGGCCAGGGGCCTGACCATCGAGGGCGCGGACGGCCGCAGGTACCTGGACTGTCTCTCCGGGGCGGGCACCCTCGCCCTCGGTCACAACCATCCCGTGGTCCTCCAGGCGATCAGGGACGTCCTCGACTCCGAGGCTCCGCTGCACGTCCTGGACCTCGCGACCCCGGTCAAGGACGCCTTCGTCACCGAGCTGTTCCGCACCCTGCCCGGTGAGCTGGCCGCCCGCGGCCGTATCCAGTTCTGCGGACCCGCGGGCACCGACGCCGTCGAGGCCGCGCTCAAGCTCGTACGGCGCGCCACGGGCCGGCAGGCGGTGCTCGGCTTCACGGGCGCCTACCACGGCATGACCGCCGGGGCGCTCGACGTCTCGTCGGCCGCCACCTCGGTACGGGACACCCTGCGTCTTCCGTACCCGCAGGACTACCGCTGCCCCTTCGGGGTGGGCGGCGAGGAGGGCGCCGCGCTCGGTGCCCGGCTCGCCGAGAGCTACCTTGACGATCCCAAGTCCGGCGTACCGGAGCCGGCCGGGATGATCGTCGAGCCCGTCCAGGGCGAGGGCGGTGTGCACCCGGCCCCGGATGCCTGGCTGCGCCGTATGCGCGCGCTCACCCGCGCGCGCGGACTGCCCCTCATCGCCGACGAGGTGCAGACGGGCGTCGGCCGCACCGGTGCCTTCTGGGCCGTCGACCACGCGGGCGTCGTGCCCGACGTCATGGTCCTCTCCAAGGCGATCGGCGGCAGCCTCCCGCTCGCCGTCATCGTCTACCACGAGGATCTCGACGTCTGGGAACCCGGCGCCCACGCCGGGACCTTCCGCGGCAACCAGCTCGCGATGGCCGCCGGAGCCGCGACCCTCGCCCACGTCCGCGAGAACGGGCTCGCCGAGCGGGCCAGGCTCCTGGGCGCCCGGATGCTCTCCGCGCTGCGCTCCCTCGCGACGCGCCACGCCTGGATCGGCGACGTGCGCGGGCGCGGACTCATGCTCGGCGTCGAACTCGTCGACCCGGAGGCTGCCAGGCCGGGGTCGGACGGGCCACCGCCCGCCGATGCCGCGCGCGCCGTGGCGGTGCGCAGGGAGTGCCTGCGCCGCGGTCTCATCGTGGAGCTGGGGGGCCGCCACTCGGCCGTGGTCCGGCTGCTGCCCCCGCTCACCCTCACCGACGACCAGGCCACCGCCGTCCTGGACCGTTTCGCCGACGCGCTCGACGCCGTGGACCGCGATCCCCGCGTACGGGCGCCGCGCACCCCACCCGTCTGA